The following proteins are encoded in a genomic region of Grus americana isolate bGruAme1 chromosome 5, bGruAme1.mat, whole genome shotgun sequence:
- the CD5 gene encoding T-cell surface glycoprotein CD5 isoform X3: MAAWQPVLYLLLWLGTWAFPGHGRAAPSPGEPSLQLTGSGCRCAGILEVKWEGKWTRVCRDSVTESGVDGICQRLGCGPRIVLTGGKEPHVSTLRCLGPAATAVGCGRVLANCTEHAVLTCSEPVETTPEPPPAPPTTTTEPPGPPRLRLVDGDFVCSGFVELHRQGLWGAVADSLDISPGLTTRICQALDCGSAIADHGHAKPERESHLPVRWEVVKPCESHLLLDCFNKTRAWQGKAPAFIICSGSQPQALRRLAAGPTPCEGDVEVFHEGQWWVLCDSWVHRTKWGGQLCQELRCGNLSSSAEIRDPRSMGVTCRAPTLHLCSASLEAPRTCSRTRVVCQDSKPQPTSTAPGTIVSICLALLLFGILLLICGPPAYRRLMKRISKKKQRQWIGPTGLNQTVSFHRNSTVTPRPRAEGHRVQAGDNDYAQPPQKSSYLSPYPALEGASRASNPPDNSSDSDYDLHSARRV; the protein is encoded by the exons ATGGCAGCGTGGCAGCCTGTCCTGTAcctgctgctctggctggggACGTGGG CCTTCCCCGGCCACGGAAGAGCCGCCCCGAGCCCTGGAG agcccagcctgcagctcacCGGCAGCGGCTGCCGCTGCGCCGGGATACTGGAGGTGAAGTGGGAGGGCAAGTGGACCCGCGTGTGCCGGGACAGCGTGACCGAGTCCGGCGTGGATGGCATCTGCCAGCGCTTGGGCTGCGGCCCCCGCATCGTCCTCACCGGCGGGAAGGAGCCGCACGTGTCGACGCTGCGGTGCCTGGGGCCGGCGGCCACCGCGGTGGGGTGCGGCCGGGTGCTGGCAAACTGCACGGAGCACGCCGTCCTCACCTGCAGTG AGCCAGTGGAAACCACCCCCGAGCCCCCGCCAGCACCCCCAACCACCACCACGGAGCCCCCCG GACCCCCCAGGCTGCGGCTGGTGGACGGGGACTTTGTCTGCTCGGGCTTCGTGGAGCTGCacaggcaggggctgtggggggccGTGGCGGACAGCCTGGACATCTCACCGGGGCTGACCACCCGCATCTGCCAGGCTCTCGACTGCGGCTCCGCCATCGCCGACCACGGCCACGCCAAGCCGGAGCGGGAAAGCCACTTGCCGGTGCGGTGGGAGGTGGTGAAGCCCTGCGAGAGCCATCTGCTCCTCGACTGCTTCAACAAGACCCGCGCCTGGCAGGGGAAAGCGCCTGCCTTCATCATCTGCTCCG gctcccagccccaggcccTGCGGAGGTTGGCGGCCGGCCCCACGCCTTGCGAAGGGGACGTCGAGGTCTTTCACGAGGGccagtggtgggtgctgtgcGACAGCTGGGTGCACCGAACCAAGTGGGGCGGGCAGCTATGCCAGGAGCTGCGGTGTGGGAACCTCTCCTCCAGCGCCGAGATCCGGGACCCCCGCTCGATGGGTGTCACCTGCAGGGCCCCCACCCTGCACCTCTGCTCCGCCAGCCTCGAGGCTCCCCGGACCTGCTCCCGGACCAGAGTCGTGT GTCAGGACTCGAAGCCGCAGCCCACCAGCACGGCGCCTGGCACCATCGTGAGCATCTGCCTGGCCCTGCTTCTCTTCGGCATCCTTCTGCTCATCTGCGGCCCCCCTGCCTACAGGAGGCTGATGAAGAGAA TCTCCAAGAAGAAGCAGCGCCAGTGGATCGGCCCCACGGGACTCAACCAGACGG TTTCCTTCCACCGCAACAGCACCGTCACCCCGAGGCCGCGGGCGGAGGGGCACCGGGTGCAGGCTGGGGACAACGACTACGCTCAGCCCCCCCAGAAGAGCTCCTACCTCTCGCCTTACCCAG ccctggaagGCGCGAGCAGAGCTTCCAACCCTCCGGACAACTCCTCCGACAGCGACTACGACCTGCACTCTGCCCGCAGAGTGTGA
- the CD5 gene encoding T-cell surface glycoprotein CD5 isoform X2, which produces MAAWQPVLYLLLWLGTWEPSLQLTGSGCRCAGILEVKWEGKWTRVCRDSVTESGVDGICQRLGCGPRIVLTGGKEPHVSTLRCLGPAATAVGCGRVLANCTEHAVLTCSEPVETTPEPPPAPPTTTTEPPGPPRLRLVDGDFVCSGFVELHRQGLWGAVADSLDISPGLTTRICQALDCGSAIADHGHAKPERESHLPVRWEVVKPCESHLLLDCFNKTRAWQGKAPAFIICSGSQPQALRRLAAGPTPCEGDVEVFHEGQWWVLCDSWVHRTKWGGQLCQELRCGNLSSSAEIRDPRSMGVTCRAPTLHLCSASLEAPRTCSRTRVVCQDSKPQPTSTAPGTIVSICLALLLFGILLLICGPPAYRRLMKRISKKKQRQWIGPTGLNQTVSFHRNSTVTPRPRAEGHRVQAGDNDYAQPPQKSSYLSPYPGKRRRTPGTAPPFSLPARAGGDEPPGAKASRQDFCRRRARGCAGTYPQPP; this is translated from the exons ATGGCAGCGTGGCAGCCTGTCCTGTAcctgctgctctggctggggACGTGGG agcccagcctgcagctcacCGGCAGCGGCTGCCGCTGCGCCGGGATACTGGAGGTGAAGTGGGAGGGCAAGTGGACCCGCGTGTGCCGGGACAGCGTGACCGAGTCCGGCGTGGATGGCATCTGCCAGCGCTTGGGCTGCGGCCCCCGCATCGTCCTCACCGGCGGGAAGGAGCCGCACGTGTCGACGCTGCGGTGCCTGGGGCCGGCGGCCACCGCGGTGGGGTGCGGCCGGGTGCTGGCAAACTGCACGGAGCACGCCGTCCTCACCTGCAGTG AGCCAGTGGAAACCACCCCCGAGCCCCCGCCAGCACCCCCAACCACCACCACGGAGCCCCCCG GACCCCCCAGGCTGCGGCTGGTGGACGGGGACTTTGTCTGCTCGGGCTTCGTGGAGCTGCacaggcaggggctgtggggggccGTGGCGGACAGCCTGGACATCTCACCGGGGCTGACCACCCGCATCTGCCAGGCTCTCGACTGCGGCTCCGCCATCGCCGACCACGGCCACGCCAAGCCGGAGCGGGAAAGCCACTTGCCGGTGCGGTGGGAGGTGGTGAAGCCCTGCGAGAGCCATCTGCTCCTCGACTGCTTCAACAAGACCCGCGCCTGGCAGGGGAAAGCGCCTGCCTTCATCATCTGCTCCG gctcccagccccaggcccTGCGGAGGTTGGCGGCCGGCCCCACGCCTTGCGAAGGGGACGTCGAGGTCTTTCACGAGGGccagtggtgggtgctgtgcGACAGCTGGGTGCACCGAACCAAGTGGGGCGGGCAGCTATGCCAGGAGCTGCGGTGTGGGAACCTCTCCTCCAGCGCCGAGATCCGGGACCCCCGCTCGATGGGTGTCACCTGCAGGGCCCCCACCCTGCACCTCTGCTCCGCCAGCCTCGAGGCTCCCCGGACCTGCTCCCGGACCAGAGTCGTGT GTCAGGACTCGAAGCCGCAGCCCACCAGCACGGCGCCTGGCACCATCGTGAGCATCTGCCTGGCCCTGCTTCTCTTCGGCATCCTTCTGCTCATCTGCGGCCCCCCTGCCTACAGGAGGCTGATGAAGAGAA TCTCCAAGAAGAAGCAGCGCCAGTGGATCGGCCCCACGGGACTCAACCAGACGG TTTCCTTCCACCGCAACAGCACCGTCACCCCGAGGCCGCGGGCGGAGGGGCACCGGGTGCAGGCTGGGGACAACGACTACGCTCAGCCCCCCCAGAAGAGCTCCTACCTCTCGCCTTACCCAGGTAAGCGCAGGAGGACGCCGGGGACGGCTCCTCCGTTCTCCCTTCCCGCACGCGCCGGTGGGGACGAACCACCCGGGGCAAAAGCGTCGCGGCAAGACTTTTGCCGACGCCGGGCGAGGGGCTGCGCCGGGACGTACCCCCAGCCGCCGTAA
- the CD5 gene encoding T-cell surface glycoprotein CD5 isoform X1, with protein MAAWQPVLYLLLWLGTWAFPGHGRAAPSPGEPSLQLTGSGCRCAGILEVKWEGKWTRVCRDSVTESGVDGICQRLGCGPRIVLTGGKEPHVSTLRCLGPAATAVGCGRVLANCTEHAVLTCSEPVETTPEPPPAPPTTTTEPPGPPRLRLVDGDFVCSGFVELHRQGLWGAVADSLDISPGLTTRICQALDCGSAIADHGHAKPERESHLPVRWEVVKPCESHLLLDCFNKTRAWQGKAPAFIICSGSQPQALRRLAAGPTPCEGDVEVFHEGQWWVLCDSWVHRTKWGGQLCQELRCGNLSSSAEIRDPRSMGVTCRAPTLHLCSASLEAPRTCSRTRVVCQDSKPQPTSTAPGTIVSICLALLLFGILLLICGPPAYRRLMKRISKKKQRQWIGPTGLNQTVSFHRNSTVTPRPRAEGHRVQAGDNDYAQPPQKSSYLSPYPGKRRRTPGTAPPFSLPARAGGDEPPGAKASRQDFCRRRARGCAGTYPQPP; from the exons ATGGCAGCGTGGCAGCCTGTCCTGTAcctgctgctctggctggggACGTGGG CCTTCCCCGGCCACGGAAGAGCCGCCCCGAGCCCTGGAG agcccagcctgcagctcacCGGCAGCGGCTGCCGCTGCGCCGGGATACTGGAGGTGAAGTGGGAGGGCAAGTGGACCCGCGTGTGCCGGGACAGCGTGACCGAGTCCGGCGTGGATGGCATCTGCCAGCGCTTGGGCTGCGGCCCCCGCATCGTCCTCACCGGCGGGAAGGAGCCGCACGTGTCGACGCTGCGGTGCCTGGGGCCGGCGGCCACCGCGGTGGGGTGCGGCCGGGTGCTGGCAAACTGCACGGAGCACGCCGTCCTCACCTGCAGTG AGCCAGTGGAAACCACCCCCGAGCCCCCGCCAGCACCCCCAACCACCACCACGGAGCCCCCCG GACCCCCCAGGCTGCGGCTGGTGGACGGGGACTTTGTCTGCTCGGGCTTCGTGGAGCTGCacaggcaggggctgtggggggccGTGGCGGACAGCCTGGACATCTCACCGGGGCTGACCACCCGCATCTGCCAGGCTCTCGACTGCGGCTCCGCCATCGCCGACCACGGCCACGCCAAGCCGGAGCGGGAAAGCCACTTGCCGGTGCGGTGGGAGGTGGTGAAGCCCTGCGAGAGCCATCTGCTCCTCGACTGCTTCAACAAGACCCGCGCCTGGCAGGGGAAAGCGCCTGCCTTCATCATCTGCTCCG gctcccagccccaggcccTGCGGAGGTTGGCGGCCGGCCCCACGCCTTGCGAAGGGGACGTCGAGGTCTTTCACGAGGGccagtggtgggtgctgtgcGACAGCTGGGTGCACCGAACCAAGTGGGGCGGGCAGCTATGCCAGGAGCTGCGGTGTGGGAACCTCTCCTCCAGCGCCGAGATCCGGGACCCCCGCTCGATGGGTGTCACCTGCAGGGCCCCCACCCTGCACCTCTGCTCCGCCAGCCTCGAGGCTCCCCGGACCTGCTCCCGGACCAGAGTCGTGT GTCAGGACTCGAAGCCGCAGCCCACCAGCACGGCGCCTGGCACCATCGTGAGCATCTGCCTGGCCCTGCTTCTCTTCGGCATCCTTCTGCTCATCTGCGGCCCCCCTGCCTACAGGAGGCTGATGAAGAGAA TCTCCAAGAAGAAGCAGCGCCAGTGGATCGGCCCCACGGGACTCAACCAGACGG TTTCCTTCCACCGCAACAGCACCGTCACCCCGAGGCCGCGGGCGGAGGGGCACCGGGTGCAGGCTGGGGACAACGACTACGCTCAGCCCCCCCAGAAGAGCTCCTACCTCTCGCCTTACCCAGGTAAGCGCAGGAGGACGCCGGGGACGGCTCCTCCGTTCTCCCTTCCCGCACGCGCCGGTGGGGACGAACCACCCGGGGCAAAAGCGTCGCGGCAAGACTTTTGCCGACGCCGGGCGAGGGGCTGCGCCGGGACGTACCCCCAGCCGCCGTAA